One window from the genome of Periophthalmus magnuspinnatus isolate fPerMag1 chromosome 18, fPerMag1.2.pri, whole genome shotgun sequence encodes:
- the faah2b gene encoding fatty-acid amide hydrolase 2-B: MAHSLAQRLAELLYKAVTGALLWLLCLLTSKSPVSGKKLPPVQQPLLLESATQLARKIRRKEVSSVEVVQAYIDRIQEVNPLINAMVQERFSLALQEAAQVDKLIEEETGGEDVLEDRLPLLGVPLSVKESFAVQGMAQTAGAVARRGRLAAVDAPAVALLKRAGAIPLGVTNVPEQCMWIESHNHLYGMTRNPYNLDRVAGGSSGGEGSILGSAGSVIGVGSDIGGSIRLPSFFCGIFGHKTTPGIVSNENQLPPFSGRQEELLSTGPMCRYAEDLLPMLKIMAGTNADKLSLNKKVDLKKLRFFTLPNCGEALYTSPVSEDLKQAQRKVVKWLEADLGVKVEEVNFPELKHSYDMWFISMSIPDHEGKAPESFENLLGEPGAPVWPLWELLKAVVGKSDHTMAAILYALLSKMVSPPLSALNIREKLHEDFAQLLGTDGVLLYPTFTRVAPKHHHALFIIYDLIYTAIFNVLGLPVTQCPLGLNEEGLPLGVQVVAGKLQDHLTIQTAIYLEKAFGGWRDPGAK; encoded by the exons ATGGCGCACAGTCTGGCGCAGCGGCTTGCAGAGCTGCTCTACAAAGCGGTGACGGGGGCACTGCTCTGGCTGCTCTGTCTGCTCACTTCGAAAAGCCCAGTGTCCGGCAAGAAGCTGCCGCCTGTCCAGCAACCGCTGCTGCTGGAGTCCGCCACGCAACTGGCGCGGAAGATCCGACGGAAAGAG GTGTCTAGTGTGGAGGTGGTGCAGGCTTACATTGACAGGATCCAAGAGGTCAACCCTCTGATCAATGCCATGGTACAAGAAAG GTTTTCCCTGGCTCTCCAGGAGGCAGCGCAGGTGGACAAACTCAtcgaggaggagacagggggagaagACGTGCTGGAGGACCGACTGCCCCTGCTTGGAGTGCCTCTCTCTGTCAAAGAGTCCTTTGCTGTGCAAG GTATGGCCCAAACTGCAGGTGCAGTGGCCAGAAGGGGCAGATTGGCCGCAGTGGATGCTCCAGCAGTGGCTCTGTTGAAAAGGGCTGGCGCTATCCCGCTGGGCGTCACCAACGTCCCGGAGCAGTGCATGTGGATAGAGTCCCACAACCACCTGTACGGCATGACCAGAAACCCGTACAATCTGGACAGGGTAGCAGGGGGCAGCTCAG gaggCGAGGGCAGTATTCTGGGAAGTGCTGGTTCGGTCATTGGAGTGGGTTCAGACATTGGTGGCAGTATTCGCTTGCCTTCTTTTTTTTGTGGCATTTTTGGCCATAAAACCACTCCAG GGATTGTGTCGAATGAAAACCAACTGCCCCCTTTCTCTGGCCGCCAGGAGGAGCTCTTGAGTACTGGCCCCATGTGCCGTTATGCAGAGGACCTATTGCCCATGCTCAAGATCATGGCTGGAACCAATGCTGACAA GTTGTCTTTaaacaaaaaagttgatttgaaGAAACTGCGTTTCTTCACACTGCCAAACTGTGGAGAGGCCCTCTACACAAGTCCAGTCAGTGAGGACCTAAAACAGGCTCAGAGGAAG gTGGTAAAGTGGCTCGAGGCTGATCTTGGCGTGAAGGTTGAAGAGGTTAATTTTCCTGAGCTGAAACACTCCTATGACATGTGGTTCATCTCCATGAGCATCCCTGACCATGAAGGCAAG GCACCTGAGAGTTTTGAAAATTTGCTGGGTGAACCGGGAGCACCAGTGTGGCCACTCTGGGAGCTTCTCAAAGCAGTGGTGGGAAAATCCGACCACACAATGGCTGCTATCT TGTATGCGCTGTTATCCAAAATGGTCAGCCCTCCACTCTCCGCTTTGAACATTAGAGAGAAACTGCATGAAGACTTTGCCCAGCTACTAGGCACCGATGGAGTCTTACTGTACCCAACCTTCACCAGAGTGGCCCCCAAACACCACCATGCCCTCTTCATAATCTACGACCTTATCTACACCG CCATCTTCAATGTCCTGGGCTTGCCAGTCACTCAGTGCCCTCTGGGTCTCAATGAGGAGGGGTTGCCTCTGGGGGTGCAGGTAGTGGCGGGGAAGCTGCAGGACCATCTGACCATCCAGACAGCCATATACCTGGAGAAGGCTTTTGGAGGCTGGAGGGACCCTGGGGCAAAGTAG